From the Vibrio vulnificus CMCP6 genome, the window ATAGTGGATGTCGTAGTTGTTCATCAGACAATATTGATTCTCGAAGATCAGTTGGTCGCCATCTGAAAAAATGTAGTAGTACCTCAATATGTTTTCACCACTTTCTGTATCTATACCTTCAAAAACGTAGGAGACCGAAGAGCTTTCAACCAAAGGCATGATTGGTGATTTATCACAAGAGTATGAATAAAAGGAAAATGTTGATAAAAATATTGTGATTAAAAAGTGCCGCATGTTTATTTCTGACAAGCTAGTAGGTTTAGGGACATTTTTAAACAAGGATTGCGTATTTCAATAGTGATAGGAGTATTTCTGCCGTTCATTAGGCAGATATCAAATTACTAGAAAGGATTAACTTCATTTTTATAAGTTATCCCTGTCCGAATTGGATCTTTAACGGTGTTGATTGCACATTGTTCAATGTCACGCGATTTCGAGCTAACCAGATAGTGAGTCAGCGTTTATGGGGCTCACTCACTTACCTCTGGCTTGCAACTCTAAGTCGCTAGGGTATACAAGCCAACTTGATCAGATGCTTACTTCTTGCTTTCTATTTTTCTCTCTCTTCTAGAGCATAGCACCAATACTGCTGCGTTTTCTCCGAGACACTGCCCACTTGCTTGGTGGCAGAGAGGAGGAAATCACACAGGTTGCGTGCAATGCGCTCATTACCCAATAGATACAAGCTGCGAATTGCTCGCGTTAATCGTAGTTGGTTGTGGTCGTGGTGTTTAAGCCAGACATGATTAGTAGGGGTGAGCGGCAGTAACGATGAGATTTCATCGCCATTTCTCACCATGCCCCAAAATTCGAGCATAAGATCGAGAGCCTTCAAATGTGCGGTGCGAAGGGCTAAAGAGTTGGCAAATTGCTCTCTGTCTTGCGCTGTTACAAGAGGAGCGTGTTGATTGAACTTGGTTCCCTCGTCAATCGGAAACAGCACTTGTATGTATTTGTGGTCGTGCTCCAACCAAAAGTGGTTGTAAGCCAGCAACTGTTCTATGTTGCGACCGAACTTGTCTGGCGCTTCGCCAGAGATGAAACGAGCAATCTCACTCATTGTAAATCCTGTAAAACTCTGTAGTGGGGGAATGTGTTTTGAGTGAAGCCTTCACAACGCCACAGTGAAGCGGTGGTTAACGTTTTTCACACTCTTTTTTATCTTTGAATAAGTTTGTAAGTGCCGTTGCTTCCGTCCGCTCAAGATCTTGGTATGCGTCAAAAGCATCGCCATTTTTGTAGCCTAATAAGCATAAACCGCCTTGAATGATCAAGGTAAAAAGCGACACAACAAGCACCAAAAACGGGATCACACCAAACATATCAATCGAAATCAAAATGGAAGACAAGACGATAGCAATGGCAGAAATCACGACTTTAACTTTGCTAGTAAAAACCATAACGCACTCTAATATTGGGAATTTTAGCCATTTTATAAGTTCTCAGTTGCGCATAGTGATTGCTTGGTCACATGAAAGCGACAGAGACCACGCCGCAGGGCGGGTATGTAGTGATGTGGGGGGCCGATTTGAGTTCTAAGCCCAACGCATGTGGGGATGCGTTGGGGATTCTTAAATGCTTTGTTAACTGAGCGCGTCACTATTCACGCTCACGAATGGCAAGAGCGCATGATCATATTATTTTTCTTCAACAAGTCGAAAACCTACATATGGCTCTCGAATATCAATATGCCTTGCCCAGTAGGTATGAGGAACTAAATCTTGTCCCGGTAAAAACCACCCTCCGCCGACAAACAAGTAAACTGCACATTCTTGACTTCCTTTTTCTCGTTTAGGTAAACATTGCTCTACCCACTCTCCTACATTTCCTAGCATGTCAAAAACGCCAAACCGATTTGGAGGAAAAGAGCCTACTTGTGCGGTTTGTTTATTACTCCAAGCTGTGCCACAGTTATTGCAGTTAGCGTTGCTGGCCTTAGGTGGGTTTCCCCAATCATAACTCTCCGACATACCTGCTCTCGCAACATACTCCCACTCAGCACGCGTAGGTAAGCGGTATTTTTTACCAAACTTGGCATTAGCCCAGTCTATATAACCTTGCACATCAGAATAACTTACATTGATAACGGGACGAGTTCCTCTACCCCAACCCATATCATCAGGGTATTGACAGACTTCCCCTTCTACACATGGCGCTTTTATAGGACGATTTTTATATGCCCAGTCAGATTTAGGCTTTTGACAGCCTCCATCAGAAACACAGGCGTCCCATTGTTCCATTGTGACTTCAAATTTACCGATGCGAAAAGAAGGAACTGCAATATTGCGTAATATAAACTCTGGTTCGCTGCAAATTCTCGCATCATCAGGACATGTATAAAGATCAACGTTACCCTTTGGAACATCTATCATTTCTAAAATAGTAAGTTGACTCTCTGCATACACTTTCAAAGAGATACAGCTGATACTTACAATCCAAAAAAACAGACTAACAACTCTTACCACATTACCCTCTCTTAAATAACGACCAATTGCCAGTTAACACCGCGTTAAGGTGTGGGTGGCGCCACCACGAAACCTAACCAGACCACCGCAAATACAAAACCCAACGATGGAATGAAAAATGCCACGCGTTGGGAATCACTTTTAAATTGTTTGTTAGTTGCCCATCTCAAAGCCTAGTGCTAACATTTGTACACACACCAACAAAGGAATACATCATGGACACTAGAATTCAATTTCGTGTTGATGAAGAAACAAAACGCCTAGCTCAACAAATGGCTGAGAGCCAAGGTCGCACTCTTAGTGACGCATGCCGTGAACTTACTGAGCAACTCGCTGAACAACAAAGAAAAACATTGTCTCACGATGCATGGCTAACTGAACAAGTAAATCTAGCATTTGAGAAGTTTGACTCAGGAAAATCCGTTTTCATTGAGCACCAAACTGCTAAATCTCGAATGGAAGAGCGCAAAGCCAGAATCCGTAATCGAGGTAAGCAATGATTTTATGGGAAGAAGAGTCACTTAATGATCGTGAAAAGATCTTCGAGTTTCTCTATGACTTCAACCCTGATGTGCCAGAAAAAACTGACAACCTCATTGAAGCAAAAGTAGAAAACTTGCTTGAACAACCTTTAATGGGTGTACAACGAGATAGCATCCTCGGTCGATTACTCATTATTCCTGAGATTTCGATGGTTATCTCTTACTGGGTCGAGGGCGATATCATCCGAGTTATGCGTGTCCTCCACCAGAAACAAAAATTCCCTACGGATTGATTGCTTCCTCTGGGGAATTAACGCCCTGTTAAGGGGTGAGCAACGCAATACCTAAGCCGCCGCATACCACCTTAAACACTAAAACCAACGCATAGTAAAAATGCCACGCATTGCGAATCACTCTTAAACAGTTTGTTAGAATATTGCCTTTAGGGAGCATTCATACCTGACACTTTAAGATGGCCTACATATATGAGCTTGGAGTTATTTGCTAGATCTTTCGGTGTTGTTTGGCTTGAAAACCACTCCAATGGTACTCCTGCCTTTTTATAAGAAAATGCTACTAGCTCAGAACAATAAAAGTCGCTCTCTGGTGAAATTAGGTTAGCCATTGTTGGTAGCATTCCAAGTGCTGCTCTACCAGCACCACTCGAACCAATAGCACCTGAAAGATCGTATTGTTTACCAAGTTGTTTTCTGGCATAGGTCATAATCTTATTTTTGAGCTTCAGATAGGCCAGGGTATCTATATACGACTGTATAAAGATCGCCTTTCATAACATCGACTAATTTGACTTTGACTACTTCGGGATCAATAGCTTCAATAATATGCTCACCACCCACATAAAGTCGAGCATGACTGTAATTTGAAATTGTTGCCAATTTTACGACCTTTGAAACTGCTTCATTTGTTGTCGATAGAATGACATCACCTTTTTGGAGTTGCCCAAGTGTGATAACTTTAGTTGACATTTTATTCCCTTACTTAGATGTATACGAGATCCATGTAGCATTGACATTATCCAACGAGACATTAGACCTAATATCAATTGTGGTAAATTTTAGGCCCATTAAATCTATGTCGCTTTCAGGAAAGAACAATATACCCGTAGATTGTCCCTTTGGCCGAAATTGGTATTTTTTTCCCTCATTAGAGGTAGCTACTATTTCGATTTCAATTTCAAAATTTGGCCATTTAGACGATACAAATACATCCCTATCATACGCTGAATCTGATGCAATCATTTCTGTTGAAAAAGTTAAATTCTCTGGTTCACTTCCGTCAAAAATCAACCTTATCATTTGATTTCGATTCAAAGCAGTAACATCAACATTAAATTTTGACCACCCCACAGATTTAATTTTCTTTGCGCTAAACATGTCTACAATGTGCGGATTGCGGAAAAACTGTGAAAATAGATGATTGTCACACCCTAGAAGAATAAATGGGAAACAGATAAAAATAATTAATTTAAACCTCACGCCAACTCCAAAAATTACGATTTAATAGCAGTTATTTTTATATGGTCAGTGAGTTTTTCAATATAAAAGCATACTTTTTCAACAAATCTCGACTAACGTCAAAAAATCATCAGCGAGAATTTTTAGTTTTATAAGCAACGAATGTTAGTGAAATATTCTAACGCCGCATTAAGGTGTGAGCAACGCTACCACGAAACCTAACCATACCACCATAAACACAAAACCCAACGATGGAACGAAAAATGCCAAGCGTTGGGAATCACTCTTAAACAGATTGTTATGTCACTTAGTTTACAAAAACTACTTTGTCTTCAGTTTCAATATCTAGGGCTCTATATAACATCTTGTGTACCTTTAAATGACTAGACCTCTTAACTTCACCCTTACTAACACTAGACTGATCTATGTAAGACCATAGGAATGTATCCAAAGAACTGACCTTAACACCAACAGCGCCAACACGATATAAACACTGAAGTAACGCATATAGCACATCAGATTCTTTTACAGCCTTACCTTCGAAGTAAGAATGTACGATTTTCACGCAAGGATCAGTGTTTTTTGTATCACTCAACGACATGACAACATCATTTAAACGTTCTTGGTTTATAGAAGAACGAGAAAATGTTGCAGGTAACCCTCTGAGTAGCTCAGCAGTCTCTTCAAAAGATGGATACATTTCACCCCATTCTTCTTTTAAGGACTTTAAACGTTTCTCTGAATAGTTGGCTTCAGCAGCTATTAGCGCCCTCCAAGATACACGGTCTCGTTCTGAAGCAATATTAAAGGTTTCATTTACAAACTGGAGAACATCCCGTGGTCTTCTGAGCGTACGTTCTAATATGAAGTCCATAGCGGTTTGTCCGCCGCCTTTCTTTGGTTTAGGGAATATATGCTCTAACTTAACTGTGTCTTTGGTATATTGGCTTTTAAAGACCTCGTTTATCCTCAATTCAACCAGTTTAGTTAATTCTTCGTTACTCCACTTGAGTTCAAGCATGTAAGATTCGTATTTTTCTTCTTGAAACCCAGAGTCTCTAGTTTGATCATAAACCAAATCTAATAGGTCTTTTCGTAATGCAGCTATAATTTTAACCGTTTCGATCTTACGGAATGACTTTACTTCTTCGATTAAAGCTCTAATAAATCGACACCTTGTAGAAGTATTGGCCCAATTTTCATCCAACTGGTCAATTACGATATAAAATTTCTTTTGTGTATCATCAAAGGAATACTGTGCGAGCAATTCCAGAACTTCATTTAATTTTTTTATTTGTAAGCCATTAACAACCTGACTTGCTCGTTGCTTAATCTCCGTTCTTTCTTGCTCTGATAGTTTTTCGACACCATCGAGACTTAAAGACACACCCGAATATTTTGCTCCAATTGAAGCTTTAGTATCATTTTCTAGCTTCGACGTGATTTCGCGAAGGTGTTCATCTGTATCTAACCAGAACTTATCCCCCCACTCGTTGAAGTACTCTATAGCTTTTTTCTTTGCCTTATCTCTTCGAAGCCAAGAAAAAATGCCATCAGTAAAACGCTGTCCATCCTGCTCATTTTTAATGTCGTATCTGAGTTTTAGTATTTCTACAACAAGTAGATGACGCCATAGCAGCTTGTAAAATAAATCTAATTTTATATCTAAAGCATCGAAAAACTTGATTATATCCGAGTACTCCAAAAATCGGACTGAAATATCATTAGGGTCTAGCCTCGCACAGTGGTCTGTACTTGTTTCAATTTTATGAATTAAAGCGCTTTTCCCTGAGCCAGTTCTCCCAAGAATAACTGCTGCGGGGTTACTGACGTCCAATAATTCGTCAAGATCTCCCTTATCTACAAAACACTTGTCTAGTAAAGAACTATCTGTTTCAGCATCTAAAGCTCCGACCTTCAAGTTTCGTGTAATTTTTATTCCTGAATCACTCATCTAAGCCTTCCTATGTGCACACTCACTTAAATATACACCGAGACTCATATTCATTCTGTGAGCAAGTTATTGAGTTGAATAAGTGACATAACTGCTGCTAGCAATCACTGTGTTTATCTAACCTTTGTAATTGTGTTTTAGGCGTCACCATGAATGCCAAATTAATGTGCAAATACTGGCATAGCACTCAATAAAGTCATTACTCTTTAAGTGGTTATACTCATGCTTTTATCGCAAGTTAATGATTTGATATATATAGAAAAAACTTATAAAGAACTGAAGGTTTAGACCGTCTTGTAATGAGCGCTGACACTATGGTTTTCTCAACAAACTTCCAGCGCACTCTGCGCAATGGATTCTGCATCACGCTCGTGCCCCGCTATCCAGAATGACGAGCGTAGAGAGCGGTGTTTGGGGGGACTTTAAGCGGCAGTTGTCTGTGAAGAGGCCGATAAACACACAGAGCCTACCATCTGTCATCCCAGCAAGCCTAGGCGCGACTAGGGATCCATTCATCGACGAGCGCTAGAGCGGCGGTTTGCTCACTGAACTTTCAGCGCACTCTGCGGAATGGATTCTGCATCACGCTCGTGCCTCGCTGTCCAGAATGACGAGTTTAAAGAGTGATGTTTGGGAAAGGGCTTTAAGCGGCAGTTGTCTGTGAAGAGGCCGATAAACACACAGAAACCACCGCCTGTCATTCCAGCAAGCCTAAGCGCGACTAGGATCCATTCATCGACGAGCGTTAGAGCTGTGGTTTTCTCACCGAACTTTCAGCGCACTCTGCGCAATGGATTCTGAATCACGCTCGTTCCTCGCTATCCAGAATGACGAGCTTAAAGAGTACCTTCTAGAGAAAGCACGATCGTTAAGCGTTCTTATCTCTGGTGTTATTTCTGCTCGACAAAGATAAGACGCTCAGTATCAAATCCACGTTCTTTGGCCATGGCGACGAAGGTATCGATGAGCGATTGGTCGACGGTCGGGGTGCGTGCTAAAAGCCATAAATAGTCGGTATTAGGACCAGAGACAAAGGCGTATTGGTAGTCGGTTTTGTCGAGCGCAAACACCACGTAAGATCCGTAAAACGGGCCAAAGAACGAGACTTTCAAGTAACCTTCAGAGTCGCCATTGACGAAGTAGGCTTTTCCTTCGGCTTCTTTCCATTGGTTTTCATCGGCCAAAAAGCCTTTGTTGAGTACCGCGACACCGCCATCGTCTTTTAAGGTGTATTCGGCGGTAACTTGAGTTAATCCCGCTTCAAAAGAGTGGTCTAGACGGGCGATTTCGTACCATTTCCCTAAGTAATTTTGTAGGTTGAACTCGTCGACGGGTTTGACGGTTTCTGGCATGCCAAGGCAGCCACTCAGTGTGATGGAAAGTGCCAACAGTAGAATTTTTCTCACAATTCGCTCCTGAAAAATGAGTCTCACATTGCCTTCAAGTCTAAGCGGTTGAACTAAAAAACAGAAGCGACATATGGGTAGATTATGTGAAGGCGTTTGGGAGCAATAGTAAGTAGCATCTCAGCGGAAAAGTGTTAGAAGGTAAAAATAAAAAGCGCTCGTTGATCGAGCGCTTTGCTTATTCCCTAGAGGGGGAGTTTTGTGGGAATTCGAGTTATTAAAACTTATACGCCCCGCCTAAGCTGATTTGCCAAGCAAGGTCGTTTTGAATCAGCGGGCTATTCGAATCATGGTGTTCAAACTCCACTTTGGCAATGGCTAGCCACTGCTCGGTGATATCGTAGAGTGAAATCAAACCAGCCTTGTAAACCCAAGTCTCATCAGCATCAAATTGTGCTAAACCGGACGCGGCAGATTCTTGCGCAGAGACGTTGTAAAGATGCTGCGAGAGTTTTTTGGAGCGGTAATCCACTTCAACATATGGGGAGAGCACCCACTGATCAAACGGGGTATCAAAAGCGCGACCAAGGTGAAGTTGAATCTCATAACCGTCGTGAACATTGGTGACATCTTGCAGGTAGGTGAGGCGTGCGCCAACTGTTCCCACGGTGATACCAAGATCGGCGTTACCATCACGGTTTTTGATGCCGCGAGGAATGTCATCGAAATCGTCCGACACTTCAGCAAAACGCAGGTTGCCCGACAAACCCAACCAAGGGGTGAGTGAGTAATTGGCTAAGCTGCCATCAATAAAGCCGTATTTTCCGTTGTAAAACAAAGAGGGCTCAATGCCAGCTTTGGCCCCATCCGTTGAAAATGCGGATTCGCCGTAGGTGATACCCGCGCCAACAAACGCGTAATCTTGGTATTGTTCTTGTGCCAACACAGGAGCAGACAGTACCAGCAGGGGAATGGACACGCGCATGCCGCGCATAAGATTTTTCATGGCTAACTTCCTTTTTCTTTTCGTTTTATAAAAGAACGGCTAAGTGGCGGTTTTCTTACATCAGGGTGGGCTTAATTCATTGTTTTTGGGTTTATTCGCAGAAGGACGTTGTATTAATGGCCAATAAAATAGAGTTAAAACAAATGCTTACTGTTTATACATCCACCCTGCAGCGATGGGCAGGGCGGTGTTTTTGATGTGGTGTGACGATGAATTAATGATCAATCATGTCCGCAAGAATCATTGCTGCGTGGGTTTCTACGACACCAGCGTTGAAGCCGTACATGTGGCCATATTTGCTCGCCAGAGCCGTTTGTACGTTGCGGGTGATCTCTTCTTGCCAACGTTTAAACCAAACGAAATGGTTCCCATCGCTGAGCATTGGCGTGTAAGGCACCACTTCAAGTTGTTTGCCCACTTCCGCTCTTACATCGGCGATGTATTGCAGTAGATCTTTCACATCCTGTTTTGAGCCGATGTTGCCGTGGCCACCATTAATGAAGTCCCATTGCCAGCCAAGGTGTTTGCCGAGCAAGTTTTTGAGATCGTCTTCATAGCCGTGGAAGTGCTCTGCGCCAGCAAAGTTGTAAAACGGCAATTGGTCAGGGTTAATCATGTCAGCGAAATGCAGTACGCGATCACTTGGAATCAGAATCATGGTGTTATCTGGGGTATGGCCAGAGCCTGCTGGCGCGATCAAATGCACTTTGACGGAACCAAACTTCACCACCTTCGGTTTTCTCAGGTCGTAGACATCAGTTGGTGCTGGCACTTTCGTTGTTTTTACGCCGTTTTCATTGGTTTCTGCATGCTGGGCGATTTTGTTGGCCACCGCTTGGCTGGCAATCACGCGTACTTTGTTCACGCTCGGATAGTTTTGCTTGATCAGTTCGACCAATTGGTTG encodes:
- a CDS encoding YiiX/YebB-like N1pC/P60 family cysteine hydrolase produces the protein MSTKVITLGQLQKGDVILSTTNEAVSKVVKLATISNYSHARLYVGGEHIIEAIDPEVVKVKLVDVMKGDLYTVVYRYPGLSEAQK
- a CDS encoding opioid growth factor receptor-related protein — protein: MSEIARFISGEAPDKFGRNIEQLLAYNHFWLEHDHKYIQVLFPIDEGTKFNQHAPLVTAQDREQFANSLALRTAHLKALDLMLEFWGMVRNGDEISSLLPLTPTNHVWLKHHDHNQLRLTRAIRSLYLLGNERIARNLCDFLLSATKQVGSVSEKTQQYWCYALEEREK
- a CDS encoding VarG family subclass B1-like metallo-beta-lactamase; the protein is MKRFTFALAPITAALLSFNAGAANHNHSHDQQRAIVFPGETVQSTLPSEVEPSATQALKVGQKINNLYERQFDDSKATVQKLGKNTYWIGVNYYNSTVIVNEDSVMLIDPLGDGRIDALFKGVQSITNKPITTIMYSHYHLDHVGGGNQLVELIKQNYPSVNKVRVIASQAVANKIAQHAETNENGVKTTKVPAPTDVYDLRKPKVVKFGSVKVHLIAPAGSGHTPDNTMILIPSDRVLHFADMINPDQLPFYNFAGAEHFHGYEDDLKNLLGKHLGWQWDFINGGHGNIGSKQDVKDLLQYIADVRAEVGKQLEVVPYTPMLSDGNHFVWFKRWQEEITRNVQTALASKYGHMYGFNAGVVETHAAMILADMIDH
- a CDS encoding P-loop ATPase, Sll1717 family, with translation MSDSGIKITRNLKVGALDAETDSSLLDKCFVDKGDLDELLDVSNPAAVILGRTGSGKSALIHKIETSTDHCARLDPNDISVRFLEYSDIIKFFDALDIKLDLFYKLLWRHLLVVEILKLRYDIKNEQDGQRFTDGIFSWLRRDKAKKKAIEYFNEWGDKFWLDTDEHLREITSKLENDTKASIGAKYSGVSLSLDGVEKLSEQERTEIKQRASQVVNGLQIKKLNEVLELLAQYSFDDTQKKFYIVIDQLDENWANTSTRCRFIRALIEEVKSFRKIETVKIIAALRKDLLDLVYDQTRDSGFQEEKYESYMLELKWSNEELTKLVELRINEVFKSQYTKDTVKLEHIFPKPKKGGGQTAMDFILERTLRRPRDVLQFVNETFNIASERDRVSWRALIAAEANYSEKRLKSLKEEWGEMYPSFEETAELLRGLPATFSRSSINQERLNDVVMSLSDTKNTDPCVKIVHSYFEGKAVKESDVLYALLQCLYRVGAVGVKVSSLDTFLWSYIDQSSVSKGEVKRSSHLKVHKMLYRALDIETEDKVVFVN
- a CDS encoding MipA/OmpV family protein → MKNLMRGMRVSIPLLVLSAPVLAQEQYQDYAFVGAGITYGESAFSTDGAKAGIEPSLFYNGKYGFIDGSLANYSLTPWLGLSGNLRFAEVSDDFDDIPRGIKNRDGNADLGITVGTVGARLTYLQDVTNVHDGYEIQLHLGRAFDTPFDQWVLSPYVEVDYRSKKLSQHLYNVSAQESAASGLAQFDADETWVYKAGLISLYDITEQWLAIAKVEFEHHDSNSPLIQNDLAWQISLGGAYKF
- a CDS encoding lipocalin family protein, which translates into the protein MRKILLLALSITLSGCLGMPETVKPVDEFNLQNYLGKWYEIARLDHSFEAGLTQVTAEYTLKDDGGVAVLNKGFLADENQWKEAEGKAYFVNGDSEGYLKVSFFGPFYGSYVVFALDKTDYQYAFVSGPNTDYLWLLARTPTVDQSLIDTFVAMAKERGFDTERLIFVEQK
- a CDS encoding type II toxin-antitoxin system RelE/ParE family toxin, producing MILWEEESLNDREKIFEFLYDFNPDVPEKTDNLIEAKVENLLEQPLMGVQRDSILGRLLIIPEISMVISYWVEGDIIRVMRVLHQKQKFPTD
- a CDS encoding type II toxin-antitoxin system RelB/DinJ family antitoxin, which gives rise to MDTRIQFRVDEETKRLAQQMAESQGRTLSDACRELTEQLAEQQRKTLSHDAWLTEQVNLAFEKFDSGKSVFIEHQTAKSRMEERKARIRNRGKQ
- a CDS encoding formylglycine-generating enzyme family protein; this encodes MVRVVSLFFWIVSISCISLKVYAESQLTILEMIDVPKGNVDLYTCPDDARICSEPEFILRNIAVPSFRIGKFEVTMEQWDACVSDGGCQKPKSDWAYKNRPIKAPCVEGEVCQYPDDMGWGRGTRPVINVSYSDVQGYIDWANAKFGKKYRLPTRAEWEYVARAGMSESYDWGNPPKASNANCNNCGTAWSNKQTAQVGSFPPNRFGVFDMLGNVGEWVEQCLPKREKGSQECAVYLFVGGGWFLPGQDLVPHTYWARHIDIREPYVGFRLVEEK